CCTGAACGGGGGGCGTAGGAAGATCGATGCTTAACTATTTTATTAAACGCCTGCTGGGTCTGATCCCGACGCTGCTGATTGTGGCGGTGCTGGTGTTTCTGTTTGTCCATCTTTTACCGGGCGATCCCGCACGGCTGATTGCCGGACGCGAAGCGGATGCCGAAGTGGTGGCGATGGTTCGCCAACAGCTGGGGCTGGATCTGCCGCTGCCGCAGCAGTTCTGGCGCTATATCACCCATGCCCTGCAGGGGGATTTTGGCCTGTCGATGGTGTCGAAACGCCCGGTTTCTGAAGAGATTGCGCTGCGCTTTATGCCCACCTTCTGGCTGACGCTCAGCAGCATGGCGTGGTCGGTTGTTTTCGGCATGGCGATAGGGATTGTTTCCGCCGTGTGGCGTAACCGCTGGCCCGACCGTCTGGGAATGACGCTGGCGGTATCCGGTATTTCCTTCCCGGCTTTTGCGCTGGGGATCCTGCTGATGCAGGTATTTTCCGTTGAGCTGGGCTGGCTGCCCACCGTTGGGGC
The sequence above is a segment of the Erwinia sp. SLM-02 genome. Coding sequences within it:
- the gsiC gene encoding glutathione ABC transporter permease GsiC yields the protein MLNYFIKRLLGLIPTLLIVAVLVFLFVHLLPGDPARLIAGREADAEVVAMVRQQLGLDLPLPQQFWRYITHALQGDFGLSMVSKRPVSEEIALRFMPTFWLTLSSMAWSVVFGMAIGIVSAVWRNRWPDRLGMTLAVSGISFPAFALGILLMQVFSVELGWLPTVGADSWQHYILPSITLGAAVAAVMARFTRASFVEVMQEDYMRTARAKGVRESLVVVKHGLRNAMIPVVTMMGLQFGFLLGGSIVVEVVFNWPGLGRLLVDSVEMRDYPVIQAEVLLFSLEFILINLMVDMLYAAINPAIRYK